One stretch of Asterias rubens chromosome 8, eAstRub1.3, whole genome shotgun sequence DNA includes these proteins:
- the LOC117294041 gene encoding uncharacterized protein LOC117294041, with amino-acid sequence MYKCHRCHYRSNSPKNYSHHYAIHRYINNTSFPCGVPGCTRAFRVYESFTSHLSRDHSNYRVSHSVTEKTSDACSSSQCPHGQLGQVGFEDELVNLTCTHCKMHCGQYSVLLAHLKEHIQNGAVVTCPYKGCTLEYRVISSLTSHLSRIHPTLPCKPVMSNLATESGSSVMSPSVECTANDCNIDTEGNNLEVQQQLPAVEEDETSDESLSDDVFLESVALFYLGLESKQHIPQSTLQKVVTGVCNFHDISQEQLQLKLKKNLEEEGIGLDRIPLIVNEVFSSDLFHLVHNSHDGTLRSNYCRKKFYHKNLNYIAPVSVRLGRDGNNLERHYHYVPIRETVESFFQDLSVQKQYIMKRNFASDIYEDFHSGEVFQKHELFGKHPDALLFFFTRMRLK; translated from the coding sequence ATGTACAAGTGTCATCGCTGCCATTACAGATCGAACTCACCCAAAAATTATTCTCACCATTATGCTATTCATAGGTACATTAATAACACCAGTTTTCCCTGTGGTGTGCCTGGTTGTACTAGGGCATTTAGGGTTTATGAAAGCTTCACTTCGCATCTCTCACGAGATCACTCTAACTATAGGGTTTCGCACAGTGTCACTGAGAAAACATCAGATGCCTGCAGTTCTAGTCAATGTCCCCATGGTCAACTTGGGCAGGTGGGCTTTGAGGATGAATTGGTGAATTTAACCTGCACTCACTGTAAGATGCATTGTGGCCAATACAGTGTGTTGCTGGCTCACCTAAAGGAGCACATCCAGAATGGAGCTGTAGTTACCTGCCCTTACAAAGGTTGCACTTTAGAGTATAGGGTCATATCTTCCTTGACTTCACATTTGTCTCGTATTCATCCCACTTTGCCATGCAAACCAGTGATGTCAAATTTGGCCACAGAAAGTGGTTCTTCTGTCATGTCTCCCTCTGTGGAGTGCACAGCTAATGATTGCAACATAGACACTGAAGGCAACAACTTGGAAGTGCAGCAGCAACTTCCTGCAGTTGAGGAAGATGAAACTTCTGATGAAAGTTTGTCTGATGATGTGTTTCTTGAAAGTGTagctttgttttatttggggCTTGAATCCAAGCAGCATATACCCCAGTCCACTTTACAGAAAGTTGTTACAGGTGTTTGCAATTTCCATGATATTAGCCAAGAGCAATTGCagttgaaattgaaaaaaaaccttgaagaAGAGGGCATAGGTCTTGACCGAATACCCCTTATAGTCAACGAAGTTTTCAGCAGTGATCTCTTTCACTTAGTGCACAACAGCCATGATGGCACTTTGAGGTCAAATTACTGCAGAAAAAAATTCTACCATAAAAATCTGAATTATATTGCCCCAGTATCAGTACGTTTAGGTAGAGATGGGAACAATTTAGAAAGGCATTATCACTATGTCCCCATAAGAGAGACAGTTGAGTCCTTCTTTCAAGATTTATCAGTGCAGAAGCAATACATCATGAAAAGAAATTTTGCTAGTGACATTTATGAAGATTTTCATAGTGGTGAGGTTTTCCAAAAACATGAACTGTTTGGAAAACATCCTGATGCATTGCTATTCTTCTTTACCAGGATGCGTTTGAAATAG